In Nitrosarchaeum koreense MY1, one genomic interval encodes:
- a CDS encoding M20/M25/M40 family metallo-hydrolase: METTFTVTPRFAVKMLEKALRLYTPSLNEKAMAEFLADKCDDLGFEDIHIDEVGNIIAKKGTGSPKILLCGHMDVVPGKVKVRKEGDSLYGRGASDAKAPLMAMLFAAASVQNNNGTVIFVGTVDEEGNATGVKNLVKNHMDIDYAVFGEPSGIKQVTIAYKGRLAINLKVSVNDSAHASAPWLSKNAIEETMIFSKELKKGLEADQDKKSKGMLLTATLTEINGGTSHNVTPKECVSTFDIRIPVDTNCKLVEQKISVLVNEIAKKRQVEAYYSIIDETEPFEAPHNSAIVRAFTLGVMDVEHTRPTLIRKTGTGDMNVIGNQWSIPVVTYGPGDPHEAHTIDEKVSIDEYLRGIEVLKRMIHHLKRLHDKNMQ; the protein is encoded by the coding sequence TTGGAAACAACATTCACAGTAACACCAAGATTTGCAGTAAAGATGCTAGAGAAAGCACTTAGACTGTACACACCTTCACTTAATGAAAAAGCAATGGCGGAATTTCTTGCAGATAAATGCGATGATTTAGGATTTGAAGACATTCACATAGATGAGGTAGGAAACATAATTGCAAAAAAAGGTACAGGTTCACCAAAAATATTACTATGTGGACACATGGATGTAGTTCCAGGAAAAGTCAAAGTTAGAAAAGAAGGAGATTCACTTTATGGTCGTGGTGCTTCAGATGCAAAGGCCCCACTAATGGCAATGTTGTTTGCCGCAGCATCAGTGCAAAACAATAACGGTACTGTGATTTTTGTAGGTACTGTAGATGAAGAAGGAAATGCAACTGGAGTAAAAAATCTAGTAAAAAATCACATGGACATAGATTACGCAGTATTTGGTGAACCAAGTGGAATTAAACAAGTCACAATTGCATACAAAGGAAGATTAGCAATCAATCTCAAAGTAAGTGTCAATGACAGTGCACATGCAAGTGCACCATGGCTTTCAAAAAATGCAATTGAAGAAACAATGATCTTTTCAAAAGAACTCAAAAAAGGTTTAGAGGCAGATCAAGATAAAAAAAGTAAAGGAATGTTGCTTACTGCAACATTAACTGAAATAAATGGCGGAACTAGCCACAACGTTACACCAAAAGAATGTGTATCCACTTTTGATATCAGAATTCCAGTAGATACGAATTGCAAGCTAGTCGAACAAAAAATTTCTGTACTTGTAAATGAAATAGCAAAAAAAAGACAAGTTGAAGCATATTATTCAATTATTGATGAGACAGAACCTTTTGAGGCGCCTCACAACTCTGCCATAGTCAGAGCATTTACTTTAGGAGTTATGGATGTGGAACATACAAGACCAACTTTAATTAGAAAAACTGGAACTGGAGACATGAATGTAATAGGAAACCAATGGAGCATTCCTGTAGTCACATATGGTCCAGGAGATCCACATGAAGCTCACACGATAGACGAAAAAGTATCCATCGACGAATATCTAAGAGGAATCGAAGTTTTAAAGAGAATGATACACCATTTAAAAAGACTACATGATAAAAACATGCAGTAA
- the dph5 gene encoding diphthine synthase produces the protein MLWFVGLGISGSKSIPVEALEVLSKADIIYLEQFTSPIGKSDLLKIKKMTNGEIREGKRWLVEDGTEILKHAKSKKVALLSYGDPYIATTHIELRTRAIQEKIKTYSIHASSSLTSMIGECGLHFYKVGRIATIMSEMKSLTTPYYVIYKNIIEGNHTILLLEYNQDKNFFMDPKDALAGLIETEKGQKRNVINLSTYAIVASRIGFKDQSIISGKISSLKKIDFGKPPHTIIITGRLHFTESDALKILGKCLDEPKDNSEETKKISIQMMKKYVPMVREALEEITPYYKDQKEFSVILENAELYIQDAEKFLEEGQDEVAILSIGYADGLVDALRLAKGLEPKM, from the coding sequence ATGCTTTGGTTTGTAGGTTTAGGAATTTCAGGATCCAAATCAATTCCTGTTGAAGCTCTAGAAGTTTTATCAAAAGCAGACATCATTTACCTTGAACAATTTACCAGTCCAATTGGAAAATCAGACTTGTTAAAAATCAAAAAAATGACAAACGGTGAAATCAGAGAAGGTAAAAGATGGCTAGTTGAAGATGGAACTGAGATTTTAAAACATGCAAAATCAAAAAAAGTAGCATTGTTATCCTATGGAGATCCTTACATTGCCACTACGCATATTGAATTAAGAACGAGAGCCATTCAAGAAAAAATAAAGACCTACTCAATTCATGCATCTTCATCTTTAACCTCAATGATAGGAGAATGTGGGCTTCATTTTTACAAAGTTGGAAGAATTGCAACAATAATGAGCGAAATGAAATCACTGACAACCCCATACTATGTAATTTACAAAAACATCATAGAAGGCAATCATACAATATTACTATTAGAGTACAATCAAGACAAAAATTTCTTTATGGACCCAAAAGATGCGTTGGCGGGATTAATAGAAACTGAAAAAGGACAGAAAAGAAATGTGATAAATCTATCAACGTACGCAATAGTCGCATCACGAATTGGATTTAAAGATCAATCAATCATATCAGGAAAAATTTCTAGTTTAAAAAAAATAGATTTTGGCAAACCGCCACACACAATCATCATAACTGGAAGACTTCATTTTACAGAGTCTGATGCGTTAAAAATACTAGGAAAATGTTTAGACGAACCAAAAGATAACTCTGAAGAAACAAAGAAAATTTCAATTCAAATGATGAAAAAATATGTTCCAATGGTAAGAGAAGCACTAGAAGAGATTACGCCATACTATAAAGATCAGAAAGAATTTAGTGTGATTCTTGAAAATGCAGAATTATACATTCAAGATGCAGAGAAATTTCTTGAAGAAGGTCAAGATGAAGTTGCAATTTTGAGCATAGGTTATGCAGACGGTTTGGTAGATGCACTCAGATTGGCAAAAGGCCTAGAACCAAAAATGTGA
- a CDS encoding adenylyltransferase/cytidyltransferase family protein, with protein sequence MELIEKIILTQIYLSGITGKSYKDNLKTKKGFTENIINSKIDELVKNKLITEDKSALTELGRSSLRVVLAGGVFDIIHPGHIHTLNAAKILGDVLVVVVATDNTAIKMKKRQPLHSKEQRQELVNSLSMVDLCLIGQEDDIFKTVNLVKPQIIALGYDQVHQEKFIIEGCKKINLDAKVARLQSPIPESSSSKIQKEYGESIHGI encoded by the coding sequence TTGGAATTAATTGAAAAAATAATTTTGACACAGATATACTTATCTGGAATTACCGGTAAATCATACAAAGATAATCTTAAAACAAAAAAAGGATTCACTGAAAATATTATCAATTCAAAAATTGATGAACTGGTAAAAAATAAATTAATTACTGAAGATAAAAGCGCTTTAACTGAATTAGGTAGGTCTTCACTTAGAGTTGTTTTAGCCGGAGGAGTTTTTGATATAATTCATCCAGGACACATTCATACTCTTAATGCCGCAAAAATATTGGGTGACGTTTTGGTAGTAGTCGTAGCCACAGATAACACTGCAATAAAAATGAAAAAAAGACAACCATTACACAGTAAAGAACAAAGACAGGAGTTGGTCAATTCACTCTCCATGGTAGATCTTTGTCTCATAGGTCAAGAAGACGACATTTTCAAGACTGTAAATCTTGTAAAACCACAGATAATTGCATTAGGGTATGATCAAGTACATCAAGAGAAATTCATCATAGAAGGATGTAAAAAAATAAATCTCGATGCAAAAGTCGCAAGACTGCAATCACCAATTCCTGAGAGTTCAAGCTCAAAAATTCAAAAAGAATATGGTGAATCTATTCACGGAATTTAG
- a CDS encoding DUF120 domain-containing protein, with product MTELKIQHILTLTYLLSKGAKNNFVTITTNSLGKNIKKSQQAASKHLLELEDNQFIERIIDGRNISVKITSKGFSEMVKLSTALQKSLHSSPSSVELKGTIVSGMGEGAYYMSLKGYTKQFKSKIGYIPYPGTLNVKLNKKVHQEAIKQFESLDGIKIDSFSDGKRTYGWVNCFHAKINQSINCELIILERTHHDDSIIELISDVCIRKTGKLEDGSPVTVSIPINS from the coding sequence ATGACTGAACTAAAAATTCAGCACATACTCACCCTCACTTATCTTCTTTCTAAAGGTGCAAAGAATAATTTTGTTACAATTACTACTAATTCATTAGGTAAAAATATAAAAAAATCACAACAGGCTGCATCAAAGCACTTACTTGAACTAGAAGATAATCAATTCATTGAAAGGATAATCGATGGAAGAAACATTTCTGTAAAGATTACTTCAAAGGGATTTTCTGAAATGGTAAAACTATCTACTGCACTCCAAAAAAGTCTTCACTCATCACCATCATCTGTTGAGCTTAAAGGAACTATAGTTTCTGGGATGGGTGAAGGAGCATACTACATGTCGCTAAAAGGATACACAAAACAATTCAAATCTAAAATTGGTTACATTCCATATCCTGGAACTCTTAATGTGAAATTGAATAAAAAAGTGCATCAAGAAGCTATAAAACAATTTGAAAGTCTAGATGGAATTAAAATTGATAGTTTTTCAGATGGAAAAAGAACCTATGGTTGGGTTAATTGCTTTCATGCAAAAATTAATCAATCTATTAACTGTGAATTGATAATTCTTGAGAGAACACATCATGATGATTCTATAATTGAATTAATTTCTGATGTATGTATTAGAAAAACTGGAAAACTTGAGGATGGCTCACCAGTTACTGTATCAATTCCAATTAATTCATAA
- the dnaG gene encoding DNA primase DnaG: MSNKSGIVKYHVKLSFEVDGLVERADIIGAIFGQTEGLLGPEMNLNELQRVSKVGRIEVNTKSTSNTTNGDALIPMSTDIDTCALIAAGIESIDKVGPFDCVFKLEAIDDVRAAKKDDIVRRAKEIKQRWATKTVSEGESMLKDVHEGDSKRLSTYGPSKLTCSSGVFDSKWIILVEGRADVINLLRAGYDNAIAIEGAKIDESIKELCASKDTVVAFIDGDRAGGFILKELTSVVKIDYELRADTGVEVEELTPQRIDEILRPIADEIKHGKPVAVLKSSDDKPVAEIASRIFPNLNETLEAVALDENEKEIFKVPISEVVSKLSTQSGIKYLLLDGIITQRLLEGAKNAGIQCVIGHRVAKLTNSDGLNLKTFGDLGVA, encoded by the coding sequence ATGTCCAATAAATCAGGAATTGTCAAATATCATGTTAAACTTTCCTTTGAAGTTGACGGACTTGTTGAACGAGCAGATATAATCGGGGCTATCTTCGGTCAAACCGAAGGATTACTAGGCCCAGAGATGAATCTGAACGAACTACAACGAGTTTCTAAAGTAGGTCGTATAGAAGTAAACACAAAGTCTACTTCTAATACTACAAACGGTGATGCTCTTATTCCAATGAGTACTGATATTGATACTTGCGCATTAATTGCAGCAGGAATTGAAAGCATTGATAAAGTTGGTCCATTTGACTGTGTCTTCAAATTAGAAGCAATCGATGATGTAAGAGCAGCAAAAAAAGATGACATTGTAAGACGTGCTAAAGAAATCAAACAACGTTGGGCTACAAAAACAGTTAGTGAAGGAGAAAGTATGTTAAAAGATGTTCATGAAGGTGATTCTAAAAGACTATCAACTTATGGTCCATCTAAATTAACATGTAGTTCTGGAGTGTTTGATTCTAAATGGATAATTTTAGTCGAAGGCAGGGCTGATGTCATTAATCTTCTAAGAGCTGGTTATGATAATGCAATTGCAATAGAAGGTGCAAAAATTGATGAATCAATTAAAGAGCTATGTGCTTCAAAAGATACCGTAGTTGCATTTATTGATGGAGATCGAGCTGGTGGTTTTATTCTAAAAGAACTAACATCTGTTGTAAAGATTGATTATGAGTTAAGAGCAGATACTGGAGTAGAAGTTGAAGAACTAACTCCACAAAGAATAGATGAGATTCTAAGACCAATTGCTGATGAAATTAAACATGGAAAACCTGTAGCTGTTTTGAAAAGCTCAGATGATAAACCTGTAGCTGAAATAGCATCAAGAATTTTTCCAAATCTAAATGAGACACTAGAGGCTGTAGCATTAGACGAGAATGAAAAAGAAATTTTCAAAGTTCCAATCAGTGAAGTAGTTAGCAAACTCTCAACACAATCTGGCATCAAATACCTTCTATTGGATGGTATTATCACACAGAGGCTTTTAGAAGGCGCCAAAAACGCTGGAATTCAATGTGTTATTGGACACAGAGTTGCAAAATTAACAAACTCTGATGGGCTAAATCTAAAAACATTCGGTGACCTAGGCGTAGCATAG
- the erpA gene encoding iron-sulfur cluster insertion protein ErpA — protein sequence MASEQTQKMITVSPKAAEKIKEFMKEEADNPQYLRVYVQGGGCSGLSYGMGFEKAPEEDDLVMEETGIKLLVDSYSVDHLKGANVDYIESLMGSGFKINNPNVTKSCSCGHSFSTE from the coding sequence ATGGCATCTGAACAAACACAGAAAATGATCACTGTTTCACCTAAAGCAGCTGAAAAGATCAAAGAATTCATGAAAGAAGAAGCCGATAACCCACAATACCTTAGAGTCTATGTTCAAGGTGGTGGCTGCTCTGGTCTATCTTATGGCATGGGCTTTGAAAAAGCACCAGAAGAAGATGACCTAGTCATGGAAGAAACTGGTATCAAGCTACTTGTAGATAGTTACAGTGTTGATCATCTAAAAGGTGCAAATGTAGACTATATTGAAAGCCTAATGGGATCTGGATTTAAAATCAATAATCCAAATGTTACAAAATCCTGTTCATGTGGTCATTCCTTTAGCACTGAATAA
- a CDS encoding enoyl-CoA hydratase/isomerase family protein, which yields MSLVTTSTSNGICTVKINRPDKLNAMNSDVAKELIKTFENLDKDDNVKVIILTGEGEKAFSAGADIEYMSKISPDESVAYAKTGQLVTATVELVKQPTIAAINGFALGGGCELAMSCDIRIAADTARLGQPEVTIGIPPGWGGTQRLMRIVGIAKAKELVYTGKMIKADEAKEIGLVNQVVPLASLQEEALKMAQQIAANSVMGVQMSKVAINKGRNADLDTGLAVELLAWRNCFTHPDREERMTAFVNKSKK from the coding sequence ATGTCATTAGTTACCACATCAACTTCTAATGGTATTTGTACTGTCAAAATTAACAGACCTGACAAACTTAATGCCATGAATAGTGATGTTGCAAAAGAACTCATCAAAACTTTTGAAAACCTGGACAAAGATGATAATGTCAAAGTGATCATCTTAACTGGTGAAGGAGAAAAAGCATTCTCTGCTGGTGCAGATATTGAATACATGTCAAAAATATCTCCAGATGAATCAGTTGCATATGCAAAAACAGGACAACTTGTAACAGCTACAGTTGAACTTGTAAAACAACCGACAATTGCAGCCATTAACGGTTTTGCACTTGGTGGTGGTTGTGAACTTGCAATGTCATGTGATATTAGAATTGCAGCAGACACAGCAAGACTTGGTCAACCTGAAGTTACAATTGGAATTCCTCCTGGATGGGGTGGAACTCAAAGATTGATGAGAATTGTAGGAATAGCAAAGGCAAAAGAACTCGTCTATACAGGTAAAATGATCAAAGCAGATGAAGCAAAGGAAATTGGTTTAGTAAATCAAGTAGTACCACTTGCTTCACTTCAAGAAGAAGCTTTGAAAATGGCGCAACAAATTGCTGCCAATTCTGTAATGGGAGTACAAATGTCAAAGGTTGCTATTAACAAAGGAAGAAATGCAGATCTTGATACTGGACTTGCAGTAGAACTACTTGCTTGGAGAAATTGTTTTACTCATCCTGATAGAGAAGAACGCATGACAGCTTTTGTAAATAAATCTAAAAAATAA
- a CDS encoding 3-hydroxypropionate--CoA ligase, translated as MNSVTKVFEEVIQTSHKVITEESSKSILKTYGVKVPPFALVTTAEDAAKQAKKIGFPLVMKVVSPQILHKTDVGGVKVGLDNVNDVKKTFKDMYGRLSKKKGVEVKGILLEKMVPKGVELIVGIQNDPQFGPVIMVGLGGIMTEVMKDVAFRMLPITTSDAKSMINELKGSALLKGFRGSEPIDTNMVANMLVQIGKLGVDNADYINSIDFNPVIVYPKSHFVVDAKIILNKEIRKNSISKAKPNIESMESFFTPESVALVGASSTPGKIGNSVLIALGKQDYKGKVFPINPKQESILGIKCYPTLDAITEKVDLVVVCIDLAECGPIMETCAKKGIHNVVIVSGGGKELGGDRAAMEARVKELSLEHKIRVIGPNCIGMFNAANRLDCAFQGQERMVRSKLGNVAFFSQSGTMGISMLESADVFGLSKMISFGNRSDVDEADMIWYAANDPQTKVIGLYVEGFGDGRKFINTAKRVMKETKKPIVIWKSGRTAAGAKQAASHTGSLGGSNAIIMGSFKQAGIISVDSYQELVGVLKALAWQPPAKGNRVAMTSNGAGPMIGGIDQLERLGLTIGKLSPPLLKKMKERFPPTVPIHNGNPADVGGGANADDYKFVIQQFLDEKNIDIAMPWFVFQDDPLEETIVEHLAELSNKKIKPILAGGNGGPYTEKMRKLIEANKVPVYSDLRTWVAAASALAQWGKVLGK; from the coding sequence ATGAATTCTGTGACAAAAGTTTTCGAGGAAGTAATTCAAACAAGTCATAAAGTTATCACAGAAGAATCATCAAAATCTATACTCAAAACATATGGTGTCAAAGTTCCTCCTTTTGCACTTGTTACCACTGCTGAAGATGCAGCCAAACAAGCAAAAAAGATTGGATTTCCTCTTGTTATGAAAGTTGTATCTCCACAAATTTTGCATAAAACTGATGTTGGTGGTGTCAAAGTTGGTCTAGATAATGTCAATGATGTCAAAAAGACATTCAAGGACATGTATGGTAGACTATCTAAAAAGAAAGGAGTTGAAGTTAAAGGAATTCTTCTTGAAAAGATGGTTCCAAAAGGTGTTGAACTAATCGTTGGTATTCAAAATGATCCTCAATTTGGTCCTGTAATTATGGTTGGACTTGGTGGCATTATGACTGAAGTCATGAAGGACGTTGCATTCCGCATGTTACCTATTACAACTTCAGATGCAAAATCTATGATTAATGAACTCAAAGGTTCAGCACTGCTCAAAGGATTCAGAGGAAGTGAACCAATTGATACAAACATGGTTGCAAATATGCTTGTACAAATCGGAAAACTAGGAGTAGATAATGCTGATTACATCAACAGTATTGATTTCAACCCTGTAATTGTTTATCCAAAATCTCATTTTGTAGTTGACGCAAAAATTATTTTAAATAAAGAAATTAGAAAGAATTCAATCTCAAAAGCTAAACCAAACATTGAATCAATGGAGTCATTTTTTACTCCAGAGTCTGTTGCACTAGTAGGTGCATCATCCACACCTGGAAAGATTGGTAATTCGGTATTGATTGCACTTGGTAAACAAGATTACAAAGGTAAAGTATTTCCAATTAATCCTAAACAAGAATCAATTCTTGGAATCAAATGCTATCCAACACTAGATGCAATTACTGAAAAGGTTGACTTGGTTGTTGTTTGCATTGATCTTGCAGAGTGTGGGCCTATTATGGAGACATGTGCAAAGAAAGGAATTCATAATGTTGTAATTGTTTCAGGTGGAGGAAAAGAGCTTGGTGGTGACAGAGCCGCAATGGAAGCTCGAGTTAAAGAATTATCACTAGAACACAAAATTCGTGTAATTGGTCCAAACTGTATTGGAATGTTCAATGCTGCAAATCGTCTTGATTGTGCATTCCAAGGACAAGAGAGAATGGTCCGTTCAAAATTAGGGAATGTTGCATTTTTCTCACAAAGTGGAACTATGGGAATTAGTATGCTGGAAAGTGCTGATGTATTTGGATTATCTAAAATGATTAGTTTTGGTAATCGTTCTGATGTTGATGAAGCAGATATGATTTGGTATGCTGCAAATGATCCTCAAACCAAAGTAATTGGCTTATATGTTGAAGGATTTGGTGATGGTAGAAAATTCATCAATACTGCTAAACGTGTGATGAAAGAGACAAAGAAACCTATCGTAATTTGGAAGAGTGGAAGAACTGCAGCAGGCGCAAAACAAGCTGCATCTCATACTGGTTCTCTTGGTGGTTCCAATGCAATCATCATGGGTTCATTCAAGCAAGCAGGAATAATTTCAGTTGATAGCTATCAAGAACTTGTTGGAGTCTTAAAGGCACTAGCATGGCAACCTCCTGCAAAAGGAAATCGTGTTGCCATGACAAGTAATGGTGCAGGTCCAATGATTGGTGGAATTGATCAATTAGAAAGACTAGGTCTTACTATTGGAAAGTTATCTCCACCACTACTGAAAAAGATGAAAGAACGCTTCCCACCTACAGTGCCAATTCATAATGGTAATCCCGCCGATGTTGGTGGCGGTGCAAACGCAGATGATTACAAGTTTGTCATTCAACAATTTCTTGACGAAAAGAATATCGATATTGCTATGCCTTGGTTTGTTTTCCAAGATGATCCACTAGAAGAAACAATAGTTGAACATCTAGCTGAATTATCAAATAAAAAAATAAAACCAATTTTGGCTGGAGGTAATGGGGGTCCATATACCGAGAAAATGAGAAAACTAATTGAAGCAAATAAGGTTCCTGTTTATAGTGATCTTCGCACTTGGGTTGCAGCTGCATCTGCATTAGCTCAATGGGGCAAAGTACTCGGAAAATAG
- a CDS encoding type 1 glutamine amidotransferase — protein MSDVLIVHNTRIEGSGYLGELFQKDGFLIDSVNAKHEKLPEKNYSLVVILGAPESANDNFDYLKAEQRLIKKTVENNTPLLGICLGSQLIAKTFGGKVYPGPQKEIGFYHDLRIDNNSKLFSGFTNPFTVFHWHGDTFDLPEKAIRLAHSKNYPNQAFQIGSAVGLQFHMEVNEEMINLWLDKTQEKLELIPYIDPKQIRSDIDENISIVKNNMDNFYTNFKSMFHL, from the coding sequence ATGTCTGATGTTTTGATTGTTCACAATACCAGAATTGAAGGTTCAGGGTATTTGGGCGAACTGTTCCAAAAAGATGGGTTTCTTATTGATTCTGTAAATGCAAAACATGAAAAACTTCCAGAAAAAAATTATTCACTTGTAGTGATACTTGGTGCTCCTGAAAGTGCTAACGATAACTTTGATTATCTAAAAGCAGAACAACGACTAATTAAAAAAACTGTAGAGAATAACACACCATTACTTGGAATTTGTTTAGGTTCTCAATTGATTGCAAAAACTTTTGGTGGTAAAGTCTATCCTGGACCACAAAAAGAAATTGGGTTTTACCATGATTTGAGAATTGATAATAATTCTAAATTATTTTCTGGATTTACAAATCCATTTACTGTGTTTCATTGGCATGGCGATACTTTTGATTTACCTGAAAAAGCAATTAGATTAGCTCATTCTAAAAATTATCCTAATCAAGCTTTTCAAATTGGCAGTGCAGTTGGATTGCAATTCCATATGGAAGTTAATGAGGAAATGATTAATCTTTGGCTTGATAAGACTCAGGAAAAACTAGAACTAATTCCATACATCGATCCTAAGCAAATCCGTTCTGATATTGATGAAAATATTTCAATTGTCAAAAATAATATGGATAATTTTTACACTAATTTCAAATCAATGTTTCATCTTTGA
- a CDS encoding toprim domain-containing protein translates to MLVTEQEIQDLKKFVFQLNLLKDSVVVVEGKNDATALKNIGFSGKIIEFHKFGGVVNFADSVAHYEKLIILFDRDRKGRHLTGKTIQLLERRIKIDLSFKRRLTTITKGKIRFVEQLVCYESYLV, encoded by the coding sequence GTGCTTGTTACAGAACAGGAAATTCAAGATCTTAAAAAATTTGTATTTCAACTAAATTTATTGAAAGATAGTGTTGTCGTAGTAGAAGGAAAAAATGACGCTACTGCGTTAAAAAATATAGGATTTTCTGGTAAAATAATCGAGTTTCATAAATTTGGAGGAGTTGTAAACTTTGCAGACTCTGTTGCCCATTATGAAAAATTAATAATTTTATTTGACAGAGATCGAAAAGGTAGACATCTTACAGGAAAAACAATTCAGCTTTTAGAACGTAGAATCAAAATCGATCTTTCTTTTAAAAGAAGGCTTACAACAATCACCAAGGGAAAAATAAGATTTGTTGAACAGCTAGTATGTTACGAATCGTATCTAGTCTAA
- a CDS encoding Glu/Leu/Phe/Val family dehydrogenase yields MVSLDPFANATKQVNDACDVLGIKDKGLREYLATPNKVLRVKIPVRMDNGQIRNFIGFRSQHNNDRGPYKGGIRYFNPEGGVEYMEREVMALSSWMTWKCAIVDIPLGGGKGGIYVNPKTEKLSDGEMERLTRGFAYKIFEIIGPGKDIPAPDVYTTGREMTQIMDTFSKLNGNVYAPGVITGKPISMGGSLARNVATGLGVAYCVREAAKAIKLNLKGAKVVLQGFGNASTFAGEYLEKMGAKVIGASDSKGSISIPNGAKVSKLLEFKEKNKTVVGFPGSKKISTEELLTTKCDVLVPGALENQINAKIANNLKCKIIAEAANGPTLPEADPIIFKKNILVIPDILANSGGVCISYLEWVQNNMGYYWSFDEVANKMEGNITKGFKDAYALAKKHKIDMRRATMALAVGRVVEAFNQKGIWP; encoded by the coding sequence TTGGTAAGTCTAGATCCATTTGCAAATGCAACAAAACAAGTAAACGATGCATGCGATGTTCTTGGAATTAAGGATAAAGGTTTACGAGAATATTTAGCAACACCAAATAAAGTTCTTAGAGTAAAAATTCCAGTCCGAATGGATAATGGACAAATTAGAAATTTTATTGGTTTTAGAAGTCAGCATAATAATGATAGAGGTCCATACAAAGGTGGAATTCGATACTTTAACCCTGAAGGTGGAGTTGAATATATGGAACGTGAAGTCATGGCATTATCTTCTTGGATGACTTGGAAATGTGCAATTGTGGATATTCCATTGGGAGGAGGTAAAGGTGGAATCTATGTTAATCCAAAAACTGAAAAACTAAGTGATGGTGAAATGGAAAGACTCACCAGAGGATTCGCATATAAAATATTTGAAATAATTGGACCAGGTAAAGATATTCCTGCACCAGATGTTTACACAACTGGTAGGGAGATGACTCAGATTATGGATACATTTAGCAAATTAAATGGAAATGTGTATGCTCCTGGTGTAATTACTGGAAAGCCAATTTCAATGGGAGGTTCACTTGCAAGAAACGTTGCAACTGGTTTAGGTGTTGCATATTGTGTAAGAGAAGCAGCAAAAGCAATCAAGCTTAATTTGAAAGGCGCTAAAGTTGTTTTACAAGGGTTTGGAAATGCATCTACATTTGCTGGAGAATATTTAGAAAAGATGGGTGCTAAAGTAATTGGTGCAAGTGATTCTAAAGGTTCAATCTCAATTCCAAATGGAGCAAAGGTCAGCAAGTTACTTGAATTTAAAGAAAAGAATAAGACTGTAGTTGGATTCCCTGGTAGCAAGAAAATTTCAACAGAGGAATTGTTAACAACAAAATGTGATGTTCTAGTTCCAGGTGCCTTAGAGAATCAAATCAATGCAAAGATTGCAAATAATCTTAAATGTAAAATTATTGCAGAAGCTGCAAACGGTCCAACATTACCTGAAGCAGATCCAATAATTTTCAAAAAGAATATTTTAGTAATTCCAGATATTTTGGCAAACTCTGGCGGTGTATGCATTTCATACTTGGAATGGGTTCAAAATAACATGGGTTACTATTGGTCTTTTGATGAAGTTGCAAACAAGATGGAAGGTAACATTACAAAAGGTTTCAAAGATGCATATGCATTAGCAAAAAAGCATAAAATTGACATGAGACGAGCTACTATGGCTTTAGCAGTAGGTAGAGTTGTGGAAGCCTTTAATCAAAAAGGCATTTGGCCATAA
- a CDS encoding ArsR/SmtB family transcription factor has product MSSAQLLEFKELLRSKTKTEQRKIDKQTSKLLFYLFTSTRGGFTRLRIIMLLLERSYNTHQLAQELDLDYKAVQHHMKVLEKNNMILKLGDKYGAIFHLSTFLEVNISALDMAIDKLDWKINQKKVYL; this is encoded by the coding sequence ATGTCAAGTGCACAATTATTAGAATTCAAAGAACTTTTGAGATCTAAAACCAAAACTGAACAAAGAAAAATCGATAAACAGACAAGTAAACTGCTATTTTATTTATTCACAAGTACCAGAGGTGGATTTACACGATTGAGAATAATTATGCTCTTACTTGAAAGATCATATAACACACATCAATTAGCACAGGAACTTGATTTGGATTACAAGGCTGTTCAGCATCACATGAAAGTACTTGAAAAAAATAACATGATCTTAAAACTTGGTGATAAATATGGCGCAATTTTTCACTTATCTACATTTTTAGAAGTTAACATCAGTGCTCTTGATATGGCAATAGATAAGCTAGATTGGAAAATAAATCAAAAAAAGGTTTACCTTTAA